A single window of Hemibagrus wyckioides isolate EC202008001 linkage group LG28, SWU_Hwy_1.0, whole genome shotgun sequence DNA harbors:
- the LOC131348282 gene encoding NACHT, LRR and PYD domains-containing protein 1b allele 2-like isoform X2, whose product MSDSDSPELSSDSYESISDCTSSDSEDQREPGAVQAVARGFRTFRLHAGQFKCRFTDLVFDMKGERKVMRKVVSWDSSVLDGLRHMEPAGPLYSIECHKGSIRRLHLPHCETHTDVKLTVAHVTGGNVEVLQPLKVTKTHVIIEVQNLSLFGLLKTLLLPAYPITAQVLLFFEKSLNKLHIHLLPGNVPVQEVQKRHENIRYITTSSKCVLTPGKKYRSCCKTTDREYVSQPEDEKFECDYGPNYHPTFEVFLNTGVTKVTLSLLDENGLVVWKPRDVKLTGMVALGAIFTISKDSFGADFVDKYKADLIQRVPSVMEIADCIKSKEFTSEMYNKIHAEATPQDKMRELYKYLNSAGRAAKAEFYHILREKHCDLVTELETGSGLD is encoded by the exons ATGTCA GACTCAGACTCTCCTGAATTGTCTTCTGATTCTTATGAAAGCATTTCTGACTGCACATCCAG TGACTCAGAGGACCAGAGAGAGCCTGGTGCAGTGCAGGCAGTGGCAAGAGGTTTTAG GACTTTTCGCCTTCATGCTGGACAGTTTAAGTGCAGATTCACAGACCTTGTGTTTGATATGAAAGGGGAACGAAAAGTGATGCGCAAAGTAGTGTCCTGGGACAGCAGTGTCTTGGATGGATTACGCCACATGGAACCTGCAGGACCTCTGTACAGTATCGAGTGCCATAAAGGTTCAATCCGTCGCCTGCACCTTCCACACTGTGAGACCC ATACAGATGTTAAATTGACTGTGGCTCATGTGACTGGTGGAAATGTGGAAGTGCTTCAGCCTCTAAAAGTAACTAAGACACATGTGATCATAGAAGTTCAGAATCTCTCACTTTTTGGTCTCTTAAAAACATTGCTGCTCCCAGCATATCCCATCACAGCCCAAGTTCTGCTGTTCTTTGAGAAAAGCCTGAATAAACTTCACATCCATCTGCTGCCAGGAAATGTCCCTGTTCAAGAG GTGCAGAAGAGACATGAGAACATCAGATACATTACAACAAGCTCCAAATGTGTGCTGACCCCTGGTAAAAAATACAGGTCATGCTGTAAAACTACTGATCGTGAATATGTTTCCCAACCAGAG GATGAGAAGTTTGAGTGTGACTATGGACCCAACTACCACCCTACATTTGAGGTGTTCCTAAATACTGGGGTTACAAAAGTCACATTAAGTCTTTTGGATGAAAATGGCCTTGTGGTGTGGAAGCCTCGTGATGTCAAGCTCACAG gaatggTAGCTCTGGGTGCAATCTTTACAATCAGTAAAGATTCATTTG GTGCTGACTTTGTGGATAAATACAAAGCAGATCTCATTCAGAGAGTTCCTTCAGTAATGGAGATAGCAGACTGTATCAAAAGCAAGGAATTTACTAGTGAAATGTACAATAAGATCCATGCAGAGGCAACACCACAAGACAAAATGAGAGAATTGTACAAATATCTCAACTCAGCAGGACGAGCTGCAAAAGCTGAATTCTATCACATTCTTCGAGAGAAACATTGTGATTTAGTGACGGAGCTGGAGACAGGATCGGGTCTGGATTAG
- the LOC131348282 gene encoding NACHT, LRR and PYD domains-containing protein 1b allele 2-like isoform X1, with product MACAKVSPDRLKGPRPQFPGSSHHYLSGLPKHDSDSPELSSDSYESISDCTSSDSEDQREPGAVQAVARGFRTFRLHAGQFKCRFTDLVFDMKGERKVMRKVVSWDSSVLDGLRHMEPAGPLYSIECHKGSIRRLHLPHCETHTDVKLTVAHVTGGNVEVLQPLKVTKTHVIIEVQNLSLFGLLKTLLLPAYPITAQVLLFFEKSLNKLHIHLLPGNVPVQEVQKRHENIRYITTSSKCVLTPGKKYRSCCKTTDREYVSQPEDEKFECDYGPNYHPTFEVFLNTGVTKVTLSLLDENGLVVWKPRDVKLTGMVALGAIFTISKDSFGADFVDKYKADLIQRVPSVMEIADCIKSKEFTSEMYNKIHAEATPQDKMRELYKYLNSAGRAAKAEFYHILREKHCDLVTELETGSGLD from the exons ATGGCCTGCGCTAAAGTCAGTCCTG ACAGGCTTAAGGGCCCCAGGCCTCAATTCCCTGGTTCCAGCCACCATTATCTTTCCGGCTTACCAAAACAT GACTCAGACTCTCCTGAATTGTCTTCTGATTCTTATGAAAGCATTTCTGACTGCACATCCAG TGACTCAGAGGACCAGAGAGAGCCTGGTGCAGTGCAGGCAGTGGCAAGAGGTTTTAG GACTTTTCGCCTTCATGCTGGACAGTTTAAGTGCAGATTCACAGACCTTGTGTTTGATATGAAAGGGGAACGAAAAGTGATGCGCAAAGTAGTGTCCTGGGACAGCAGTGTCTTGGATGGATTACGCCACATGGAACCTGCAGGACCTCTGTACAGTATCGAGTGCCATAAAGGTTCAATCCGTCGCCTGCACCTTCCACACTGTGAGACCC ATACAGATGTTAAATTGACTGTGGCTCATGTGACTGGTGGAAATGTGGAAGTGCTTCAGCCTCTAAAAGTAACTAAGACACATGTGATCATAGAAGTTCAGAATCTCTCACTTTTTGGTCTCTTAAAAACATTGCTGCTCCCAGCATATCCCATCACAGCCCAAGTTCTGCTGTTCTTTGAGAAAAGCCTGAATAAACTTCACATCCATCTGCTGCCAGGAAATGTCCCTGTTCAAGAG GTGCAGAAGAGACATGAGAACATCAGATACATTACAACAAGCTCCAAATGTGTGCTGACCCCTGGTAAAAAATACAGGTCATGCTGTAAAACTACTGATCGTGAATATGTTTCCCAACCAGAG GATGAGAAGTTTGAGTGTGACTATGGACCCAACTACCACCCTACATTTGAGGTGTTCCTAAATACTGGGGTTACAAAAGTCACATTAAGTCTTTTGGATGAAAATGGCCTTGTGGTGTGGAAGCCTCGTGATGTCAAGCTCACAG gaatggTAGCTCTGGGTGCAATCTTTACAATCAGTAAAGATTCATTTG GTGCTGACTTTGTGGATAAATACAAAGCAGATCTCATTCAGAGAGTTCCTTCAGTAATGGAGATAGCAGACTGTATCAAAAGCAAGGAATTTACTAGTGAAATGTACAATAAGATCCATGCAGAGGCAACACCACAAGACAAAATGAGAGAATTGTACAAATATCTCAACTCAGCAGGACGAGCTGCAAAAGCTGAATTCTATCACATTCTTCGAGAGAAACATTGTGATTTAGTGACGGAGCTGGAGACAGGATCGGGTCTGGATTAG
- the LOC131348668 gene encoding GTPase IMAP family member 9-like: MDIHCFVCVFVCLSAGDLHRLSEVRIVLLGCRGAGKSSAGNTILGREEFDLRGSAQCVMRQGEVAGRKITVVEAPGWQRDKAVQSLKQEIELSVSMCPPGPHAVLLVMRLDFEFTEKEREELVRYVDLLGSTVWSHTIVLFTFGDSLGDTTIERHIESEGQALQRLVEKCGNRYHVFNNKKRDDDSQVTEMLEKIEEMVAENKGCPLETDIMFLQNLKVILYGAKKE, encoded by the exons atgg ATATtcactgttttgtttgtgtgtttgtttgtttgtctgcagGTGACCTGCACCGTCTCTCAGAAGTCAGGATTGTGCTCCTGGGCTGTAGAGGTGCAGGGAAAAGTTCAGCAGGAAACACCATCCTGGGCAGAGAGGAGTTTGACTTACGAGGAAGTGCTCAGTGTGTTATGAGACAGGGAGAAGTAGCAGGGAGGAAGATCACTGTGGTTGAAGCTCCAGGATGGCAGAGAGATAAAGCTGTACAGTCACTTAAACAGGAGATTGAGCTCAGCGTGTCCATGTGCCCTCCAGGTCCACACGCTGTACTGCTGGTCATGCGTTTGGACTTTGAAtttacagaaaaagagagagaagagttaGTTAGATACGTAGATCTTCTCGGCTCGACAGTCTGGAGTCACACCATAGTTCTGTTCACCTTTGGAGACTCTCTGGGAGACACAACCATAGAGAGACACATTGAGAGTGAAGGACAGGCTCTCCAGCGGCTGGTAGAGAAATGCGGAAACAGATatcatgtttttaataataaaaagagagatGATGACTCTCAGGTCACAGAGATGCTGGAGAAGATCGAGGAGATGGTGGCAGAAAACAAAGGCTGTCCTCTTGAAACAGACATAATGTTTTTACAAAACCTTAAAGTTATTTTATATGGAGCAAAGAAAGAATAG
- the LOC131348279 gene encoding NACHT, LRR and PYD domains-containing protein 1b allele 3-like, with amino-acid sequence MHSKRKSKQEQPVTFSVEVRSILNMVAENKGRPLETETRASQILEDMWRRAKKKQRRGGGFHLRDRIWDMYGMFRSADTSKFSGSRLQTHSILPSDSVLTSDFDESWSDEKNRYEFRTLYLHAGQFKCKFLDLVFDMKEEGRVMYKIVSWDRRVLERLSHMEPAGPLYNIECHKGSIHRLHLPHCETRTDVVTLSVAHVTNGNVKILQPLKVTHTHVIIEVQNLSCFGLLKASLLSAYLIRAQMRHESIRYIPTNFKCKLTPGKKYRPYCKTTDHEYVSQPEDETFDRARDPNYHPTFEVFLDTEDNKVTLSLLYKNSRVVWKPRDVMFTGTQRAATSKHSPGADFVDKYKAHVIQRVPSVMEIVDCIKSKEFTNEMYNKIRAEKTPQDKMRELYIYLNSAGRAAKAEFYQILQEKHLELVTELESGSGLD; translated from the exons GTCCATCCTGAACATGGTGGCAGAAAACAAAGGCCGTCCTCTTGAAACAGAAACAAGGGCATCACAAATCCTTGAAGATATGTGgagaagagcaaaaaaaaaacagaggagaGGTGGAGGATTTCATCTCAGAGACAGAATCTGGGACATGTATG gCATGTTTAGGAGTGCTGACACGTCCAAATTCTCTGGTTCCAGGCTCCAGACTCATTCCATCTTACCATCA gaTTCAGTACTAACTTCTGATTTTGATGAAAGCTGGTCAGACGAAAAAAACAGATATGAATTCAG GACTCTTTACCTTCATGCTGGACAGTTTAAGTGCAAATTCTTGGACCTTGTGTTTGATATGAAAGAGGAAGgcagagtgatgtacaaaatAGTGTCCTGGGACAGGCGTGTCTTGGAAAGATTAAGCCACATGGAGCCTGCAGGACCTCTGTACAATATCGAGTGTCATAAAGGTTCAATCCATCGCCTGCACCTTCCACACTGTGAGACCC GTACAGATGTGGTCACATTGTCTGTGGCTCATGTGACTAATGGAAATGTGAAGATCCTTCAGCCGTtaaaagtaacacacacacatgtcatcATAGAAGTTCAGAATCTCTCATGTTTTGGTCTCTTAAAAGCATCGCTATTATCAGCATATCTCATCAGAGCCCAAATGAGACATGAGAGCATCAGATACATTCCAACAAATTTCAAATGTAAACTGACCCCTGGGAAAAAATACAGACCGTACTGTAAAACTACTGACCATGAATATGTTTCCCAACCAGAG GATGAGACGTTTGATCGTGCCCGTGACCCCAACTACCATCCTACATTTGAGGTGTTCCTTGACACTGAGGATAATAAAGTCACATTAAGTCTTCTGTACAAAAATAGCCGGGTGGTGTGGAAGCCTCGTGATGTCATGTTTACAG GTACACAGAGAGCTGCAACCAGTAAACATTCACCTG gtGCTGACTTTGTGGATAAATATAAAGCACATGTCATTCAGAGAGTTCCTTCAGTAATGGAGATAGTAGACTGTATCAAAAGCAAGGAATTTACTAATGAAATGTACAATAAGATCCGTGCAGAGAAAACACCACAAGACAAAATGAGAGAATTGTACATATATCTCAACTCAGCAGGACGAGCTGCAAAAGCTGAATTCTATCAAATTCTTCAAGAGAAACATCTTGAATTAGTGACGGAGCTGGAGTCAGGATCTGGTCTGGATTAG